In Methanonatronarchaeum sp. AMET-Sl, one genomic interval encodes:
- a CDS encoding alpha/beta hydrolase yields MNKIETKKGEIYYKTVGQPQKPAILLIHGVGLNHQTWKPQIKELKKNHYLTVLDLPGHGRSYKNRQFNLNETTEIIKKILDEIQQKQISLIGQSIGGLITQHYTNKYPETVKKLIVLGSPSLYHGLDEYTTALFKIHSQASKITPWKILKQSAKSELANKPTTQRYIEKTLNETGKKQLINISEEIQNTVLTGIPKPINKPIQLIHGDQDLKFIQKQMKEWHNKQPNTQYKKIKNAGHIANQDNPKEFNKTIKNFLKNTKK; encoded by the coding sequence ATGAACAAAATAGAAACAAAAAAAGGAGAGATATACTACAAAACTGTTGGCCAACCCCAAAAACCAGCAATACTCCTAATACATGGAGTGGGGCTAAACCACCAAACCTGGAAACCGCAAATCAAAGAACTAAAGAAAAACCATTATCTAACCGTCTTAGACCTACCAGGACATGGCAGGTCATACAAAAACCGACAGTTCAACCTAAACGAAACAACAGAGATAATCAAAAAAATACTTGATGAAATCCAACAAAAACAGATCTCACTAATAGGCCAATCAATCGGAGGCCTAATAACACAACACTACACAAACAAATACCCAGAGACAGTAAAAAAACTAATCGTGTTAGGCAGTCCCTCACTATACCACGGATTAGATGAATATACCACAGCTTTATTCAAAATACATTCACAAGCAAGCAAAATAACACCATGGAAAATACTTAAACAATCGGCTAAATCAGAGCTGGCTAATAAACCAACAACACAAAGATACATCGAGAAAACACTTAACGAAACCGGTAAAAAACAATTAATAAACATCTCTGAAGAAATTCAAAACACAGTCTTAACCGGAATCCCAAAACCAATAAACAAACCAATCCAATTAATCCATGGAGACCAAGACCTAAAATTCATCCAAAAACAAATGAAAGAATGGCACAATAAACAACCAAATACCCAATACAAAAAAATAAAAAACGCAGGCCACATAGCAAACCAAGACAACCCCAAAGAATTCAATAAAACAATAAAAAACTTCCTAAAAAACACAAAAAAATAA
- the comD gene encoding sulfopyruvate decarboxylase subunit alpha — MTEEKLVEAIENAGADVMLNLPCGRIKNLIEIGKKRIENIDIYREEEGIGISAGLWMAGKKPIMLIQGSGIGNSINALLSLTKCYEIPLPLLISWRGVYDEKIEAQKPLGKRLPRLLKAMDIPYKLYNGKNHQEIREHIEQAYKNNEVHAVLLRPDIWSKSPDNQFTRPKTPAKQKTYSEINPQKTRYQILNQIKEALKNNLVVSNIGIPSRELYHIQDQPTNFYMLGSLGLATPIGIGLTKTNRKTIVIDGDGSILMNPTSLFTAANQNTKNLKILAIDNASYGSTGCQKTTTKADLQMLAESAGLQTTRTNNPQKIKKQIKKEGKKFIHIPVQPGNKKTPIIPYNAKQIKKRFMSNIQNPKTQ; from the coding sequence ATGACTGAAGAAAAACTTGTTGAAGCAATCGAAAACGCTGGCGCAGACGTCATGCTGAACCTCCCATGTGGAAGGATAAAAAACTTAATAGAGATAGGTAAAAAAAGAATTGAAAACATCGATATATACAGAGAAGAGGAAGGGATCGGAATCTCCGCCGGCCTATGGATGGCTGGAAAAAAACCTATAATGTTGATACAGGGCTCAGGAATCGGAAACTCAATAAACGCATTACTAAGCCTAACAAAATGCTACGAAATACCACTCCCACTATTAATAAGTTGGCGAGGAGTCTACGATGAAAAAATAGAAGCTCAAAAACCATTAGGCAAGAGATTACCACGCCTACTCAAAGCAATGGACATACCCTACAAACTATACAACGGAAAAAACCACCAAGAAATCAGGGAACACATCGAACAAGCATACAAAAACAATGAAGTGCACGCAGTACTACTACGCCCAGATATATGGAGCAAAAGCCCAGACAACCAATTCACACGCCCTAAAACACCAGCCAAACAAAAAACATACAGCGAAATAAACCCCCAAAAAACCAGATACCAGATATTAAACCAAATTAAAGAAGCCCTAAAAAACAACCTGGTTGTCTCAAACATCGGAATACCAAGCAGAGAACTCTACCACATCCAAGACCAACCCACAAACTTCTACATGCTCGGCAGCCTCGGCCTAGCCACACCAATCGGCATAGGACTAACAAAAACAAACCGAAAAACAATCGTCATAGATGGAGACGGCTCCATACTAATGAACCCAACATCACTGTTCACAGCAGCAAACCAAAACACCAAAAACCTAAAAATACTAGCAATCGACAACGCAAGCTACGGAAGCACAGGATGTCAAAAAACAACAACAAAAGCAGACCTACAAATGCTCGCCGAATCCGCTGGACTACAAACAACCAGAACCAACAACCCCCAAAAAATAAAAAAACAAATAAAAAAAGAAGGAAAAAAATTCATACACATACCAGTACAACCAGGAAACAAAAAAACACCAATAATCCCATACAACGCAAAACAAATCAAAAAAAGATTCATGTCAAACATCCAAAACCCAAAAACCCAATAA
- a CDS encoding thiamine pyrophosphate-binding protein, with protein MSPSSIKKEMTTAELFIKILEKYGVQHAFGNPGTTELPIIDAIEKSKIKYIMALHEDIAVGAASGYSSMMRYHSQKNPETTPLTLVNLHTTPGIAHGIGNLYGAYYAGTPIILTSGSQAPRHEKREPSLSGDRCHFVEKYTKYNTKITDPTEIPEVTRKAARKALTPPTGPVYIDIPWNIQKTKTKEKPLPLGEIPKPGTPPKNQLEKTIKIINDSKEPVMIVGDQIARTNQKSVQLVGELANNIGARVHGEVLMSERSYPIENENCVSLLPTKAENIKPLLNVDTILMIGCTTNVPFYDYQTPLIPQETKIIQIGHNPHELGKNYSCDTALNGDIEKTLKKLVEKTKNSFTKQELNKRKQKIEKTKQELNEKKQKNHPTDPHKKRPTKLELVQKLKQITQDKVVVDEGVTAGFILRCELPIGHGQLLGIKSGGLGYGLPATVGAAIAEQTTGNNRKVIGYIGDGSYMYYPQTLYTAQRYLKKGITIIVINNQGYKILRNADILKQKGSKPLHITKHNNIPKNAESHNFKTHQNQNKNKLKKDLEKAINTTKNTLIEIEVYDP; from the coding sequence ATGAGTCCATCTTCCATAAAAAAAGAAATGACAACAGCAGAACTCTTTATCAAAATCCTAGAGAAATATGGAGTGCAACACGCATTTGGAAACCCTGGAACAACCGAACTCCCAATAATAGACGCAATCGAAAAATCAAAAATAAAATACATAATGGCCTTACACGAAGATATCGCAGTTGGAGCCGCCAGCGGTTACTCAAGCATGATGCGATATCATAGCCAAAAAAACCCAGAAACCACTCCTCTGACACTCGTAAACCTACATACAACACCTGGAATTGCCCACGGCATTGGGAACCTATATGGCGCATATTACGCCGGAACCCCCATCATACTAACAAGCGGAAGCCAAGCACCACGACACGAAAAAAGGGAGCCATCACTCAGCGGAGACAGATGCCATTTTGTAGAAAAATACACAAAATATAATACAAAAATAACAGACCCAACTGAAATTCCAGAAGTGACAAGAAAAGCAGCTAGAAAAGCATTAACACCACCAACAGGCCCCGTATATATAGATATACCCTGGAACATACAGAAAACAAAAACCAAGGAAAAACCACTACCACTCGGAGAAATACCCAAACCCGGCACACCACCAAAAAACCAACTCGAGAAAACCATCAAAATAATAAATGACTCAAAAGAACCAGTAATGATAGTTGGAGACCAAATCGCCCGAACCAACCAAAAATCAGTCCAACTCGTTGGAGAACTAGCAAACAACATCGGAGCAAGAGTACACGGCGAAGTATTGATGTCAGAAAGATCATACCCAATCGAAAACGAAAACTGCGTCTCACTACTACCAACAAAAGCCGAAAACATCAAACCACTACTAAACGTAGACACAATACTCATGATCGGCTGCACAACAAACGTACCATTCTACGACTACCAAACACCCCTCATACCCCAAGAAACAAAGATAATACAAATCGGACACAACCCACACGAACTAGGAAAAAACTACAGCTGCGACACAGCATTAAACGGAGACATCGAGAAAACACTCAAAAAACTGGTTGAAAAAACAAAAAACAGTTTCACAAAACAAGAACTCAACAAAAGAAAACAAAAAATAGAGAAAACAAAACAAGAACTCAACGAAAAAAAACAAAAAAACCATCCAACCGACCCACACAAAAAGAGGCCTACAAAACTAGAGTTAGTACAAAAACTAAAACAGATAACTCAAGATAAAGTAGTTGTCGACGAAGGAGTGACAGCCGGATTCATATTAAGATGCGAACTACCCATCGGCCACGGCCAACTACTCGGGATTAAAAGCGGAGGCCTGGGATATGGATTACCAGCAACAGTAGGAGCAGCAATAGCAGAACAAACAACAGGCAACAACCGAAAAGTAATAGGATACATAGGCGACGGCTCCTACATGTACTACCCACAAACACTCTACACAGCACAACGATACCTAAAAAAAGGAATCACAATAATCGTAATAAACAACCAAGGCTACAAAATATTAAGAAACGCCGACATCCTAAAACAAAAAGGAAGCAAACCACTCCACATAACAAAACACAACAACATACCAAAAAACGCGGAAAGCCACAACTTCAAAACACATCAAAACCAAAATAAAAACAAACTAAAAAAAGACCTTGAAAAAGCAATAAACACAACAAAAAATACATTAATCGAAATAGAAGTATACGACCCCTGA
- a CDS encoding methanogenesis marker 16 metalloprotein, translating to MKDINEINKKIEEKEATVYSAREFKQKIKKNEITDPSEVDVVTTATLGLMSGTTALLSIPISQEGVFRKAKKTWLNGVPATPGPCPNENLGLVETIVNGTAQSLENPEYGGGHLLRDIAEGKEIEVEVESIEGDRYRNTVTKKDLDFAQIITSRIAFKNYMAFLNKQNDTVKSIFSVDGLKGPYKEISVSGCGEINPLENDPELKTINVGKKVLLNGATGYIMGEGTRSTPQKPNLQLFGDLKEMNPTYMGGFKTSGGPECIQGVAVPIPVLNEEIFNNLKITDQQTKLPIGEIHDRKPFTHDNYASVWKKTDLTVIYNPDICKCSQCIVEEKCPTNAFTPKDGIDRTKCFNCGYCIGKCKENAFQGNLGTINVENKEVPIKLRQSNRNKAEKMAIELKKRIQKNEFKL from the coding sequence TTGAAAGATATAAATGAAATAAATAAAAAAATAGAAGAAAAAGAAGCAACCGTCTACTCTGCAAGAGAATTTAAACAAAAAATCAAGAAAAATGAAATTACAGACCCCAGTGAAGTAGATGTTGTAACAACCGCAACCCTCGGATTAATGTCAGGAACCACCGCACTATTATCAATACCTATCTCCCAAGAAGGTGTTTTCAGAAAAGCCAAAAAAACTTGGTTAAACGGGGTTCCAGCAACACCAGGCCCATGTCCAAACGAAAACCTAGGTCTGGTCGAAACAATTGTAAACGGAACCGCACAATCACTTGAAAACCCAGAATACGGAGGAGGCCATCTACTAAGAGATATCGCAGAAGGAAAAGAAATAGAAGTCGAAGTAGAATCGATTGAAGGAGATAGATACAGAAACACCGTAACCAAAAAAGACCTAGATTTCGCCCAAATAATAACATCTCGAATTGCATTTAAAAACTACATGGCCTTCTTGAACAAACAAAACGACACTGTAAAATCTATTTTTTCAGTTGATGGATTAAAAGGACCATATAAAGAAATATCCGTATCCGGTTGTGGTGAAATAAATCCACTAGAAAACGATCCAGAACTAAAAACAATAAACGTTGGTAAAAAAGTCCTGTTAAACGGAGCAACCGGCTACATAATGGGAGAAGGAACAAGAAGCACGCCACAAAAACCAAACCTCCAGTTATTCGGCGATCTAAAAGAAATGAACCCAACATATATGGGTGGGTTCAAGACATCTGGAGGACCTGAATGCATACAAGGAGTCGCCGTACCTATACCAGTACTCAATGAAGAGATATTCAACAACCTAAAAATAACAGACCAACAAACAAAACTCCCAATCGGCGAAATCCACGACAGAAAACCATTCACACACGACAACTACGCATCTGTATGGAAAAAAACCGACCTAACAGTGATCTACAACCCCGACATTTGTAAATGCAGCCAATGCATCGTAGAAGAAAAATGTCCAACCAACGCATTCACACCAAAAGATGGAATAGATAGAACCAAATGCTTCAACTGTGGATACTGCATCGGCAAATGTAAAGAAAACGCCTTCCAAGGAAACCTAGGCACAATCAATGTAGAAAACAAAGAAGTACCAATAAAACTTAGACAATCAAACCGAAACAAAGCAGAAAAAATGGCAATAGAACTTAAAAAAAGAATACAAAAAAATGAATTCAAACTATAA
- a CDS encoding pyridoxal-phosphate dependent enzyme produces the protein MTDFDLKCPECNSFFKTDRFSFNCPDNCDSLSNTVYQGFNVVEEEGIWRYLPMLPVDKSNNYNKTPVFLENQRFNELVGGEVVIAFHGYHPEVGADLDTCTFKEIEAVCSLRYAMEQGSDLALASVGNTANAFLRYTHLEDITTYIFVPEKTHIDLFCVEKSDNAKLVVIEDASYSDAQEIANQFCSRPDVSYDGGGRNIARRDSLSTLAYQYYERYNNLPDHYFQPIGSGTGAIAFYTGSKRLNDVGVVNKIPKIHIAQNNPFTPVVDAWNQGTRKLPTYDYNPLDRTYAKVLTNKNPLYSTTGGLYDILKSTGGSATTATKREAEKAGEKFNEIFNIDLYPAAEVGVASLMKKKLDGKILLNITGAGRKKLKKDLNPTTPKPDYIINDKSGLEEIK, from the coding sequence ATGACTGATTTTGATTTAAAATGTCCAGAATGTAACTCATTTTTTAAAACAGATAGATTTAGTTTTAACTGTCCAGATAACTGTGATTCGTTATCTAACACCGTTTATCAAGGTTTTAATGTTGTTGAAGAAGAGGGAATTTGGCGGTACTTACCGATGCTTCCGGTTGATAAATCAAATAATTATAATAAAACTCCGGTGTTTTTGGAGAACCAGCGTTTCAATGAACTGGTTGGTGGGGAAGTGGTTATAGCTTTCCATGGCTATCATCCTGAAGTAGGTGCTGATCTTGATACCTGTACGTTTAAAGAGATAGAAGCGGTCTGTTCTCTACGTTACGCTATGGAACAGGGATCGGATTTGGCATTAGCGTCGGTTGGAAACACAGCAAACGCTTTTCTCCGATATACCCATCTAGAGGACATCACTACATATATATTCGTTCCTGAAAAAACCCATATAGATCTTTTTTGTGTAGAAAAAAGTGATAACGCCAAACTAGTTGTAATAGAGGACGCCAGCTACAGTGACGCCCAAGAGATAGCAAACCAGTTTTGTAGTAGACCGGATGTATCTTATGACGGAGGAGGCCGCAACATAGCCAGACGTGATTCATTATCAACACTCGCATACCAATACTATGAAAGATACAACAACCTACCAGACCATTATTTCCAGCCAATTGGAAGTGGTACAGGCGCAATAGCGTTTTACACCGGAAGCAAACGCCTAAATGATGTGGGGGTTGTGAATAAAATTCCTAAAATACATATAGCTCAAAACAATCCATTTACACCAGTAGTTGATGCTTGGAATCAGGGAACTCGAAAACTACCAACATATGACTACAACCCATTGGATCGAACATATGCAAAAGTATTGACAAACAAAAACCCACTTTACTCAACAACCGGCGGCCTATACGACATACTTAAATCAACAGGGGGTTCGGCTACAACAGCAACAAAACGGGAAGCAGAGAAAGCTGGAGAGAAATTCAATGAAATATTCAACATCGACCTATACCCAGCTGCCGAGGTAGGAGTGGCATCACTTATGAAGAAAAAATTGGACGGCAAGATATTGCTTAACATAACTGGAGCAGGGAGAAAAAAACTTAAAAAAGACCTCAATCCAACAACACCAAAACCTGACTACATAATTAACGATAAATCTGGATTAGAGGAGATAAAATGA
- the msrB gene encoding peptide-methionine (R)-S-oxide reductase MsrB, which translates to MDKDELKEKLSDLEYHVTQEGGTEPAFDNEYYDLEDEGIYVDVVSGEPLFSSKGKFKSGTGWPSFYKPLEPDNLVYREEMDGRIEVLSREAGSHLGHVFNDGPSPTGKRYCMNSAALEFISKDRLGEEGYKEYEKLFE; encoded by the coding sequence ATGGATAAGGATGAATTGAAGGAAAAACTCAGTGATTTGGAGTATCATGTAACTCAGGAAGGCGGTACTGAACCTGCATTTGACAATGAGTATTATGATTTGGAGGATGAGGGGATTTATGTTGATGTGGTGAGTGGGGAACCATTGTTCAGTAGTAAAGGGAAGTTTAAGTCTGGGACTGGTTGGCCAAGTTTCTATAAACCACTAGAGCCGGATAACTTAGTTTATAGGGAGGAGATGGATGGCCGTATTGAGGTTTTGAGTCGTGAAGCAGGGTCACATCTAGGGCATGTATTTAATGATGGACCAAGCCCGACTGGTAAAAGGTATTGTATGAACTCTGCAGCCCTTGAATTTATATCGAAGGATAGGTTGGGGGAGGAAGGATATAAGGAGTATGAAAAACTTTTTGAATAA
- the msrA gene encoding peptide-methionine (S)-S-oxide reductase MsrA: MFNGFLSCLFVGFLGSGSRKKAVGLFERFEESGYSKATFAGGCFWGLEKAFEELDGVVEAISGYSGGETDDPSYGEVCTGETGHFEAVRVYYESDEIGYLDLLEVFWSHIAPGFPGPSDVGNLSQYTTAVFYHDETQKELAIKSRDGLVEEGSRVGTLIRPVEKFYPAEEYHQDYYTRGGSGDVGCYVPGKDDQDG, encoded by the coding sequence TTGTTTAATGGTTTTTTAAGTTGTTTGTTTGTTGGTTTTTTGGGTAGTGGTTCTCGTAAAAAGGCTGTTGGTTTGTTTGAGCGGTTTGAGGAGTCTGGTTATAGTAAGGCTACTTTTGCTGGTGGTTGTTTTTGGGGTTTGGAGAAGGCTTTTGAAGAACTTGATGGGGTGGTTGAGGCGATTAGTGGTTATAGTGGTGGTGAGACAGATGACCCTAGTTATGGTGAGGTTTGTACTGGTGAGACGGGTCATTTTGAAGCTGTTAGGGTGTATTATGAATCGGATGAGATTGGTTATTTAGATTTGTTAGAAGTTTTTTGGAGTCATATTGCACCTGGTTTTCCTGGGCCAAGTGATGTTGGTAATCTCTCTCAATATACTACGGCTGTTTTTTATCACGATGAAACTCAGAAGGAGTTGGCTATTAAGAGTAGGGATGGTTTGGTTGAGGAGGGAAGTAGGGTTGGAACTTTGATACGTCCGGTTGAGAAGTTTTATCCTGCTGAGGAGTATCATCAGGATTATTATACAAGGGGTGGTTCTGGTGATGTTGGTTGTTATGTTCCGGGGAAGGATGATCAAGATGGATAA
- a CDS encoding UPF0280 family protein gives MNSNYKIQQTNKKWSKGPTKLSIKTKNPKTTQKIIKKAKTTQKQIKNHIKQNPEFKTSMKPLKLDEENYTGPIKMMIEASNKTGVGPLAAVAGTISHNSGKNINEPILIDNGGDIYLQGTKKYNIAIYAGQSPLSNKISIKTEPKNGLGICTSAGTVGHSLSLGKADAVTTISRNTATADAAATAIANHVNHPDTEKAIKNGLNKADDLKPNIQGAIIIKKDKIGTTGKIPEINLLKNKQKK, from the coding sequence ATGAATTCAAACTATAAAATCCAACAAACCAACAAAAAATGGAGTAAAGGCCCAACAAAACTATCTATAAAAACAAAAAACCCAAAAACAACCCAAAAAATCATAAAAAAAGCAAAAACAACCCAAAAACAAATAAAAAACCATATAAAACAAAACCCCGAATTCAAGACATCAATGAAGCCATTAAAACTAGATGAAGAAAACTATACAGGCCCAATAAAAATGATGATCGAAGCCTCAAACAAAACAGGTGTCGGACCACTAGCAGCAGTAGCCGGGACAATCTCCCATAACTCAGGCAAAAACATAAATGAACCAATCCTAATAGACAACGGCGGCGACATATACCTACAGGGAACAAAAAAATACAACATAGCAATATACGCAGGCCAATCACCCCTATCAAACAAAATCTCAATAAAAACAGAACCAAAAAACGGATTAGGAATCTGCACAAGCGCAGGAACCGTAGGCCACTCACTAAGTCTAGGAAAAGCCGACGCAGTAACCACAATATCCAGAAACACAGCAACCGCCGACGCCGCAGCCACAGCAATAGCAAACCACGTCAACCACCCCGACACAGAAAAAGCAATAAAAAACGGATTAAACAAAGCCGACGACCTAAAACCCAACATACAGGGAGCCATAATCATAAAAAAAGACAAAATAGGTACAACAGGAAAAATACCAGAAATAAACCTACTGAAAAATAAACAAAAAAAGTAG
- a CDS encoding phosphoadenylyl-sulfate reductase has translation MSKSINLVEELGLSGEVDTLSQKVDRALKVIEYCYNRFGEVTIANSFGKDSMVTMHLALRVVDRPDVFSVLSDSEFDETLELRDIVLDKYDVNYREFNFVQPERAFEDVSVCCGEVKVEATKKALNGYDAWITGLRVTESDTRRDSQYIEFDKDTVKVNPIKDFTELDVWRYTAIHNIPVNKAYKKGYRSLGCENCTTLPENQSESERAGRWRDVEKTECGIHTTSI, from the coding sequence TTGTCTAAATCAATTAATTTGGTTGAAGAACTTGGTTTAAGTGGGGAAGTGGATACACTTAGTCAAAAGGTTGATAGGGCCCTTAAAGTTATTGAATATTGTTATAATAGGTTTGGTGAAGTAACTATTGCTAATAGTTTTGGTAAAGACAGTATGGTTACTATGCATCTGGCTTTGAGGGTTGTTGACAGGCCTGATGTTTTTAGTGTTTTGAGTGATAGTGAGTTTGATGAGACTTTAGAGCTTAGGGATATTGTTTTAGATAAATACGACGTTAATTATCGTGAGTTTAATTTTGTTCAACCAGAGAGAGCTTTTGAAGATGTTTCTGTTTGTTGTGGTGAAGTTAAGGTTGAGGCTACTAAGAAGGCTTTAAATGGTTATGATGCTTGGATAACCGGTTTGAGGGTGACTGAATCGGATACAAGGCGGGATTCCCAGTATATTGAGTTTGATAAAGATACTGTTAAGGTTAATCCTATTAAAGATTTTACCGAGCTAGATGTTTGGAGGTATACAGCTATACATAACATACCTGTTAATAAGGCATATAAAAAGGGATATCGTTCGCTTGGATGTGAAAACTGTACAACATTGCCGGAAAACCAGAGTGAATCGGAGCGGGCTGGAAGATGGCGGGATGTAGAGAAAACTGAGTGTGGGATCCACACCACTTCTATATAA